One Setaria viridis chromosome 5, Setaria_viridis_v4.0, whole genome shotgun sequence genomic region harbors:
- the LOC117855133 gene encoding uncharacterized protein At5g39865, with amino-acid sequence MWMPWVKTRPSSPSPSSATSTSSSSTSLVAAASPRLSFSSPSLKDLQALLLSDAATPSPPPAAPCSPSSNTVRVFHRVRVAASALRALRTLQAPPSAGAAAADLRVVLYFTSLHVVRGTYEDCRAVRAILRGLRVAVDERDLAMDPRYLQELAALLPRHAPPRRVALPQVFVGGRHLGGADEVRRLHEAGELRRVVAGAVTASLAACGRCGGERYVLCSSCNGSHKRYSVKGGGGFRTCAGCNENGLVRCPDCSPPDV; translated from the coding sequence ATGTGGATGCCCTGGGTGAAGACGCGcccttcctccccctccccctcctccgcaacctccacctcctcgtcctccacatcgctcgtcgccgccgcctccccgcgccTGTCCTTTTCCTCCCCTTCCCTGAAGGACCTCCAGGCGCTGCTCctctccgacgccgccacgccctccccgccgcccgccgcgccctgcTCCCCGTCGTCCAACACAGTCCGCGTCTTCCACCGCGTCCGCGTCGCGGCCTCGGCCCTCCGCGCGCTCCGCACCCTCCaggcgccgccgtccgccggcgccgccgccgccgacctccgcgTCGTTCTCTACTTCACCTCGCTCCACGTCGTCCGCGGCACCTACGAGGACTGCCGCGCCGTGCGCGCCATCCTGCGCGGGCtccgcgtcgccgtcgacgagcgCGACCTCGCCATGGACCCGCGCTACCTCCAGGAgctcgccgcgctgctcccGCGCCACGCGCCCCCGCGGCGCGTGGCGCTCCCGCAGGTCTTCGTCGGTGGCCGCCACCTCGGAGGCGCCGACGAGGTTCGCCGCCTCCACGAGgccggcgagctccgccgcgtcgtggccggcgccgtcacggcctccctcgccgcctgcggccggtgcggcggcgagcggtACGTGCTCTGCAGCAGCTGCAACGGCAGCCACAAGCGGTACAGcgtcaagggcggcggcggcttccgcaCCTGCGCCGGCTGCAACGAGAACGGCCTCGTCCGGTGCCCCGACTGCTCGCCGCCGGACGTCTGA
- the LOC117855873 gene encoding uncharacterized protein, giving the protein MDPIITKRATERERNADGQPPPPLLDSPLPTPRRSWASVDASRPRCRRDSSPSPLRTHVPFSWESSPGVPKNIACGRDVHKKALAATMPPPPRPPPGRSQPPCLALNSYYGNTSEASTDDDDDDRSFSEALDRISSPERTGSFDRVTSKRFEDIFVGRATSFSKDRSRHPAAEATEFSTSGRHPRRVSTRSSHDEDRRWTPRLLNDSVPMQLMQRIRMDAEAEEMTPRACGLMVFFPWSAKPAVCGFRGCPTPVPAPAAQHATPRPGADAPSPRSRSRSHSRRITTTTLRDVIKEDNEKAISGDSSLPRGEKKRIREDLQSRRWGVSSLLDTSKKYCTDARKALSKLSIGLGADSGSPRVSGERRSSKLHDGFSSTPATPAKLTQLKANRN; this is encoded by the coding sequence ATGGATCCTATCATCACCAAGCGCGCCACGGAGAGGGAGCGCAATGCCGacgggcagccgccgccgccgctgctcgacTCGCCGCTCCCCACGCCGCGGAGGTCGTGGGCCTCGGTCGACGCGTCCCgtccgcgctgccgccgcgactcgtcgccgtcgccgctacGGACGCACGTGCCGTTCTCCTGGGAGAGCTCCCCTGGCGTTCCCAAGAACATCGCGTGCGGCAGGGACGTGCACAAGAAGGCGCTGGCGGCGAcgatgccgccgccaccgaggcCGCCGCCCGGGCGCTCGCAGCCGCCGTGCCTCGCTCTGAACAGCTACTACGGCAACACGAGCGAGGCTagcaccgacgacgacgacgacgacaggtCCTTCTCCGAGGCGCTGGACAGGATCTCCTCGCCCGAGCGGACCGGCTCGTTCGACCGGGTCACGTCCAAGCGCTTCGAGGATATCTTCGTCGGCCGCGCGACGAGCTTCTCCAAGGACAGGTCCCGCCACCCCGCCGCGGAAGCCACCGAGTTCTCGACCTCGGGCAGGCATCCAAGACGGGTTAGCACTCGCAGCAGCCACGACGAGGACCGCCGGTGGACGCCTAGGCTGCTCAACGACAGCGTCCCCATGCAGCTGATGCAGCGGATCAGGATGGACGCAGAGGCCGAAGAGATGACGCCAAGAGCCTGTGGGCTCATGGTGTTCTTCCCCTGGAGCGCGAAGCCGGCAGTCTGCGGGTTCAGGGGATGCCCgacgccggtgccggcgcctgCAGCGCAGCACGCGACGCCTCGCCCCGGAGCCGACGCGCCTTCACCCCGTTCCCGTTCCCGTTCCCACAGCCGCAggatcaccaccaccacgctaCGCGACGTCATCAAAGAAGACAACGAAAAAGCCATCAGCGGCGACTCGTCGCTGCCGCGTggagagaagaagaggatcCGTGAGGACTTGCAGAGCCGTCGATGGGGCGTGTCGTCGCTGCTCGACACGAGCAAGAAGTACTGCACCGATGCCCGGAAGGCCCTGAGCAAGCTCTCCATCGGGCTAGGAGCGGACAGCGGCAGCCCGAGGGTTAGcggcgagaggaggagcagcaagCTGCACGACGGTTTCTCATcaacgccggcgacgcccgcgaAGCTGACGCAGCTGAAGGCTAACAGGAACTGA
- the LOC117855346 gene encoding uncharacterized protein, whose product MAIAADSTADQAPNPAPGEAAGEAVKAPAHPDRGEPNAEAADEEYEEEEEELDGPEAEAAEREKIDAVFRRLSDAPVGIHVHDVIIQGNTKTRDALIEAEAVDLIRSAATVQDLVRAASIANARLRRLEVFDSVHITLDAGPPELPGTTNILIEVVEAANPIDGSVGCLSKPEAKSWSVEGSLRLKNIFGYGDIWDASGAYGWDQSSEIGIGVSLPRFRSIPTPLTARASLLSHDWLKFSSYKERLLGLSFGLLSTMHHDLSYNLICRTLTDPSQMASKSIRKQLGHNLLSAMKYTYTIDHRDSHLRPTKGYAFVSTSQVGGIWGSKGLRFFRQEFDIRGAVPFSFYNAALNAGISAGVVLPLGRGFWGSPSSVPDRFFLGGNSSPVCSLGGLNSLLGFKTRGIGPTELRRFVPSESAMDDSAASPGRDYLGGDFAVSAFADLSFDLPLKLFRDAGIHGHAFLTAGNLAKLSEGEYRNFSFAEFRHTFRSSAGVGIIIPTKLFRVEINYCYILKQFEHDRGKTGIRFSFSSPM is encoded by the exons ATGGCGATCGCGGCGGATTCTACCGCCGATCAAGCCCCAAATCCTGCACCCGGCGAGGCCGCGGGCGAAGCCGTCAAGGCACCCGCGCACCCTGACCGCGGGGAACCCAATGCGGAAGCTGCTGACGAGGAgtatgaggaggaggaggaggagctggacgGGCCGGAGGCGGAAGCGGCGGAGAGGGAGAAGATTGATGCAGTGTTCCGGCGGCTGTCGGACGCCCCTGTTGGAATCCACGTGCACGACGTCATCATCCAGGGCAACACCAAGACCCGCGACGCGCTCATCGAGGCGGAAGCTGTGGACCTCatccgctccgccgccaccgtgcaGGACCTGGTGCGCGCCGCCAGCATCGCCAACGCGCGGCTCAGGCGCCTCGAAGTGTTCGATTCCGTCCACATCACCCTGGATGCTGGCCCTCCCGAGCTGCCCGGCACCACTAACATCCTCATCGAAGTGGTCGAGGCGGCTAACCCCATCGATGGAAGCGTCGGCTGCTTATCCAAGCCGGAG GCAAAGTCGTGGTCAGTTGAAGGCTCTCTCAGACTGAAGAACATATTTGGTTATGGTGACATCTGGGATGCTTCGGGAGCATATGGGTGGGACCAGTCATCAGAGATAGGCATTGGAGTGTCCTTGCCAAGATTTAGATCAATACCAACTCCCTTGACAGCTCGGGCATCATTGTTGTCTCATGATTGGCTGAAATTCTCATCATACAAGGAGCGTCTGCTTGGCCTATCCTTTGGTTTGCTTTCCACCATGCACCATGACTTATCTTATAATCTGATTTGTCGTACCTTAACTGATCCTTCACAAATGGCATCAAAATCCATAAGAAAGCAGTTAGGACATAACCTTCTTTCTGCAATGAAGTATACATATACAATAGATCATAGGGATTCTCATCTCAGGCCAACCAAAGGATACGCATTTGTCTCAACATCTCAAGTTGGTGGTATATGGGGCAGCAAAGGATTGAGATTCTTCCGCCAG GAGTTTGATATTCGCGGGGCTGTTCCATTCAGCTTTTACAATGCTGCGCTGAATGCTGGCATATCAGCAGGGGTGGTTTTACCATTGGGCAGGGGGTTTTGGGGATCACCTTCATCTGTACCTGATAGATTTTTCCTGGGAGGGAATTCTTCTCCAGTATGCAGCCTTGGTGGTTTAAATTCTCTATTGGGTTTCAAAACAAGAGGAATTGGCCCTACAGAACTACGGAGATTTGTTCCAAGTGAATCTGCTATGGATGATTCTGCAGCCTCTCCAGGACGGGATTATTTGGGAGGCGATTTTGCAGTCTCTGCATTTGCTGATCTATCATTTGACTTGCCCTTAAAGTTATTCCGGGATGCTGGTATACATGGCCATGCATTCCTAACTGCTGGGAATCTCGCCAAGTTATCCGAGGGTGAGTACAGAAATTTCTCATTTGCTGAGTTCAGGCACACATTTAGGAGCTCAGCTGGTGTTGGCATTATCATACCCACTAAGCTTTTCCGGGTGGAG ATAAACTACTGTTATATCTTGAAGCAATTTGAGCACGATCGTGGAAAGACTGGGATCCGGTTCAGCTTCTCATCGCCAATGTAG